tTCTTAATAATGCATACATACAATGCAAAGCCAAGTAAAACATTACTTATTCAACCTTTCCTAATCTCATCATAATAGAAATacagattttaatattttatacatCTCATCAAGCATCGCCGCTTGATTCGTATTGAACGGTCCCTATCGAAACCACTTGATTCATCCAACGGCGCAGATTAAATCCTTCTCAGCTTATCAGCTCTGACCACAGGATTCGCCCGTGCAATCTCCTCTCTCCCCACCGCCTTGAAATCGAACCCGCAACCGTGCTTCTCCGGGTACCTGTGGGCCCCGCAAAACGTGGCTTCGCATCTGCACCTGAACCCCGTCAAACCGACGCGTTTACGGCACGTCCCGCACCGGTTCGTTACCTGAGCCGCCGGCGACGCGATCTCCGGCGAAGTGAGCGCTGGCGGTTGAGGAACGGATTCAACGGCAGGTGGCATGGAAGCGGCGGCGGAGGCTGCGACGGTGGAGAGAGCGGTTTGGATGGTGGATTTGGTCTTGGCTTGGTCTTGGTCGTTCAGATGGACGTCCCTGTAGCATTTGGAGCAAAGATTCATGGTGGCTGGACTACCGAAGAAGCCGCAGTTGTTGGCGCAGAGTATGTGGCCTTTCGGTGCTTTGCATCCGTGTTCTTCCGCCATAGAAGATCTGATGAAGAATATTTGAAGCGTGCG
This is a stretch of genomic DNA from Lotus japonicus ecotype B-129 chromosome 1, LjGifu_v1.2. It encodes these proteins:
- the LOC130730214 gene encoding zinc finger A20 and AN1 domain-containing stress-associated protein 4-like, which gives rise to MMNTDLSFPVSLSYLSSIPISTTNHSFSSIRFSTNPNKRTLQIFFIRSSMAEEHGCKAPKGHILCANNCGFFGSPATMNLCSKCYRDVHLNDQDQAKTKSTIQTALSTVAASAAASMPPAVESVPQPPALTSPEIASPAAQVTNRCGTCRKRVGLTGFRCRCEATFCGAHRYPEKHGCGFDFKAVGREEIARANPVVRADKLRRI